The Nitrospinota bacterium genome segment TGGTATGAAGATGCTCTGGAAATACTTTTATCTCTGCAAGCATAGGCATAAAATTTGTATCTCCTGCCCAACGGGGAACAACATGAACATGCATATGTTCTTCAACACCAGCCCCAGCAATCTTACCCTCATTAACACCTATATTGAATCCGTCTGGCTTAAAGGTCTTTCTGAGGATTTCAATACTCTTTTGAACAATCAAGGCTACTTCAAAAATCTCTTCACTCTTTAGTTTGGTAAAAGAAGATACATGTCTATAAGGAGCAATCATAATATGGCTATAGGCATATGGAAATATATTTAAGATAACAAAAGATAAACAACCTTTATAAAGAATGTAATTTTTTCTATCGCTTTTCATCTTTGGCTTTTCACAAAAAATACATTCTTTAGATTCACTATCCTCAATATACTCCATTCTCCATGGAGCCCATATTCTCTTCACAAATATTATCCTCTCTTAAAAACTTTTATAAAATATTCCTCAATATTTTCTGTTCTTGATCCTTCATCCTTTTAGCATATTCATCAGAATCTTCATGATGATAACCTAATAAATGCAAAATTCCATGAACGATTAATATCAAAACTTCATCTATGATATCATGCCCTCTTTCATTCGCCTGATTTGATGCTGTCTCCAAGGATATGATAATATCGCCCAATAACCATCTATTGACCTCTGCTCCCTCACCTTCTCCCATTGAAAAAGAAAGAACATCAGTAGAATTGTCAATCCCTCTATATTGT includes the following:
- a CDS encoding HIT domain-containing protein; its protein translation is MKRIWAPWRMEYIEDSESKECIFCEKPKMKSDRKNYILYKGCLSFVILNIFPYAYSHIMIAPYRHVSSFTKLKSEEIFEVALIVQKSIEILRKTFKPDGFNIGVNEGKIAGAGVEEHMHVHVVPRWAGDTNFMPMLAEIKVFPEHLHTTYRKLFPLFKKIKL
- the ybeY gene encoding rRNA maturation RNase YbeY, producing the protein MEILIKNQQKRIEIDIDLIEKKTKKVLEDLGCNESELSILLVDDKEIQKLNKQYRGIDNSTDVLSFSMGEGEGAEVNRWLLGDIIISLETASNQANERGHDIIDEVLILIVHGILHLLGYHHEDSDEYAKRMKDQEQKILRNIL